Proteins co-encoded in one Babylonia areolata isolate BAREFJ2019XMU chromosome 5, ASM4173473v1, whole genome shotgun sequence genomic window:
- the LOC143282443 gene encoding galactosylceramide sulfotransferase-like gives MSAGAKKCSLRMQLVKMTSRKLFTATIFLSLLVYIIYIMNFGGVESNTKYFAPEADPYSRHTLQPCSTIHRSDQGETELNKNENGTSVLGSENSSVPRSSKPSSCSSGVDPPSRPDPPNTGQLMAKADGDRQTEVRIPSKTDALSERYPWRINDSSRHPEEVRHVVFVKVHKAASTTLFSVFVKFAIARRLNIMFPKQGHVLSQNEPSLRPVIPHPPSPPFLFDILCNHFVFRHDQIERAFPPDTKYVAILRDPLRRVQSAFYYYTSVFHLRYLKPVRSFKQFIQNQSMFETVSPYISQTNNRMSIDLGLESYYLKDSGYITTFVKRLENKFDLILIADRFDESMLLLKRRLRWTMKDIVYMNLNTHSKKDLSKEKISPETKDKFQRFQRFDVAIYEHFLKKFDQYVAEEGQDFNEELNHYITTLKQINDFCKGRNVSASELVIKPSRWDKQFTLQRSECKILIVEEMKLCAWAKAVQLGRQRHS, from the exons ATGTCGGCTGGTGCAAAGAAATGTTCCCTGCGGATGCAACT GGTAAAAATGACATCGAGGAAACTGTTCACTGCCACtatttttttgtctctgttggtctACATAATTTATATCATGAACTTTGGCGGAGTAGAATCCAATACGAAATACTTCGCTCCAGAAGCAGACCCGTACAGCAGACACACACTCCAGCCGTGTTCAACGATACACCGTTCTGATCAGGGGGAGACAGAACTGAACAAAAATGAGAACGGGACGTCGGTGTTAGGATCGGAAAACAGCAGCGTTCCAAGGTCTTCAAAACCGAGCAGTTGTTCATCAGGGGTGGATCCTCCGTCAAGACCGGACCCCCCAAACACGGGGCAGCTGATGGCCAAGGCTGAcggcgacaggcagacagaggtcaGGATCCCCTCAAAGACAGACGCACTGTCAGAGCGGTATCCCTGGAGGATTAATGATAGCAGCAGGCATCCTGAAGAGGTCCGCCATGTTGTTTTTGTCAAG GTACATAAAGCAGCCAGCACTACACTGTTCAGCGTTTTTGTCAAGTTTGCCATTGCCCGTCGTCTCAACATCATGTTTCCAAAACAAGGACATGTTCTGTCGCAAAATGAACCTTCCTTGCGTCCCGTGATACCacacccgccctcccctccctttctctttgacATTCTGTGCAATCACTTTGTTTTCAGGCACGATCAAATCGAACGTGCCTTCCCGCCTGACACCAAATATGTCGCCATTCTGAGAGATCCCTTGAGGCGGGTCCAGTCTGCGTTTTACTATTACACCTCGGTTTTCCACCTCAGGTATTTGAAACCAGTCCGCAGCTTCAAGCAGTTTATCCAGAACCAGTCTATGTTTGAAACTGTGTCACCCTACATCTCCCAGaccaacaacagaatgagcaTTGACTTGGGCCTAGAAAGCTATTATTTGAAAGACTCAGGCTATATCACTACCTTTGTCAAACGTCTGGAGAACAAGTTCGATTTGATTTTGATCGCAGACCGCTTTGATGAGTCCATGCTGCTGTTGAAAAGACGATTACGCTGGACGATGAAGGATATTGTGTACATGAATCTTAACACACATTCCAAAAAAGATTTAAGCAAGGAGAAAATCAGcccagaaactaaagacaagttCCAAAGGTTTCAGCGGTTCGACGTGGCTATCTATGAGCACTTCCTTAAGAAGTTTGACCAATACGTGGCCGAAGAAGGACAAGATTTCAACGAGGAGCTCAACCATTATATCACCACCCTGAAGCAGATAAACGATTTCTGCAAAGGCAGAAACGTGTCTGCGTCCGAGCTGGTAATCAAGCCGTCCAGATGGGACAAGCAGTTCACCTTGCAGCGCTCTGAGTGCAAAATACTGATAGTGGAAGAAATGAAACTGTGTGCCTGGGCAAAGGCGGTACAGCTGGGCCGTCAGAGACATTCTTGA
- the LOC143282244 gene encoding uncharacterized protein LOC143282244: MSCTPVTSRVISIRVSAKPNNITIIQVYAPTTDHEDQDVEEFYEKIEDTIKKAPQKDIIIVQGDFNAKIGSDAYNDWAGTVGQYGTGDTDRGLRLLEFACSQRLTIANTLYPHKLSRRTTWHAPNGRTHNQIDFVLTPRRFKSSINRAKTRTYPGADIGSDHDLVLLTMKMKLKKKHQAVQPGIKFDLEKLKDPEIEEVFQAQLGGRFAALSLLDNNINDLTNTFNEAVRETAEEVLGRQRKKHQPWISNDILDLCDKRRSLKKTKNTSPNEAAQYRETNKLVRKKMEEAKEQWINDHCEKIEKGMEEGNSKFAYATLKKLTKTQQNKSSVIEDTSGELLTESSAVGPTKIRNGVSKWDQHEFLLGSQWAIPCL, from the coding sequence ATGAGCTGCACTCCAGTTACCAGCCGTGTCATCAGTATTCGAGTGTCAGCTAAACCGAATAACATCACAATCATCCAAGTATATGCACCAACAACTGACCATGAAGACCAGGATGTCGAAGAATTTTACGAAAAAATAGAAGACACCATCAAGAAGGCCCCCCAAAAAGACATCATCATTGTACAGGGGGACTTCAATGCCAAAATTGGCTCAGATGCCTACAACGACTGGGCTGGAACAGTGGGCCAGTATGGCACAGGAGACACCGACAGGGGACTTCGCCTTCTGGAGTTTGCGTGCAGTCAAAGGCTCACCATTGCTAACACTCTTTACCCTCACAAACTGTCAAGAAGAACAACCTGGCATGCACCGAACGGGAGAACTCACAACCAGATTGACTTTGTCCTCACCCCGCGGCGTTTCAAATCAAGCATCAACAGAGCAAAGACGAGGACTTACCCTGGAGCTGACATAGGCAGTGATCATGACCTTGTGCTGCTCACAATGAAGATgaagctgaagaaaaaacaccaagCGGTGCAACCCGGTATCAAGTTTGATCTGGAGAAGCTTAAAGACCCGGAGATTGAAGAGGTCTTCCAAGCTCAGCTCGGGGGACGGTTTGCGGCACTCAGCCTTCTggataacaacatcaacgacctCACCAACACCTTCAATGAGGCAGTCCGTGAAACAGCTGAAGAGGTACTGGGGcgacagaggaagaaacaccagCCATGGATCTCTAACGACATCCTTGACCTGTGTgataagagaagatccctgaagaagacgaaaaacactAGCCCTAACGAAGCCGCACAGTATCGTGAAACCAATaaacttgtgagaaaaaagatggaagaagCCAAAGAACAATGGATCAACGACCATTGTGAGAAGATCGAAAAAGGAATGGAAGAAGGAAACAGCAAATTTGCCTATGCCACACTGAAGAAACTCACCAAGACGCAGCAGAACAAATCGTCTGTCATTGAGGATACCTCAGGCGAACTACTGACAGAAAGCTCCGCT